The Meiothermus sp. genome segment TGTGCTGAAAGTGCAGAAAGTTGACCCGGGTGCGCAGGTCAGTGGAGCAGGCCACCACCTGGCCGGTCTCACGCTTCACTACCGCGTGCTGCCCCTCGGGGAAAACCCGCATATGGGCCTGGTAGTGCTCGGCGGTGATCAGCTCGTCTATGGCCAGCGAGGGAAAAGAAGCCCGCTGGATGGCCTCGAGCGCCTCGGCCATCCAGGGTTCCGACTGCACCACCGCAAAGCGGTGGTCGGGGCTTACCAGAAGTTCGCGCATAAAGGTTTTTTATAGCCCATAGCCATAGGTCGGGCTGCTTGTTAACGGCTTTTGAGTTGCGTCCAGGCTTCGTCCAGTACACGGTTTTTGTTGCCCTGATCCAGAATGAACTCGAGCACTTTCATCTGGGCTTCGCTGGGCCAGATGGCGGGGTTCCCCAGCATATCGGGCTTCAGGAGTTTTTTGGCGGCGGCGTTGGGGGTGGCCGACTGCTGGTACTCGGCCAGGCGGGCCCCAATTTTAGCGTCCAGGATGAAGTTGATGAACCGGTGCGCGGCCTCGGGGTTGGGGGCTTTGGCCGGAATGGCCATGCTATCGATGAAAAGCGTGCTGCCCTCCTTGGGAATGGTGAAGCCGTAGCGGGGGTTGCCCTCGGCCACCCGCAGCGCGTCCTGGTTGTAGACCACCGCCGCCACAATCTGGTTGGCCAGCAGCAGCTTGGTGGCCGAAACCCCACCCTGGAAGCCCTTGAAATTACGGCTCCGCTTGGCGGCGAGCATGGCCTCCAGGGCCTGCTTGACCTGGGCAGGTTCGGTGGTGTTAACCGAACGGCCCAGGTAGCGCAGGCCGATGCCCAGCATCTCGCGCGAAGAGTCCATTAAGGTAAAAGGCCCCTTCTGCTGCCGGGGGTCGAAGAGCACGCTCCAGGAGGCGGGCGGGGTCTTGAAAATATCGGTGCGGTACATCAGGCCCACCGTGCCCCACAAGTACCCCACGGTGTAGCGGTTACCGGGGTCGAAGGGGGGGTTGGTGAACTTGGGCTCGAGGTTTTTCAGGTTGGGAATTTTGCTCTTGTCCAGGGGTTGCAACAGCTTCAGGTTAATCAACACCGGCACAATGAAATCCGAGGGTACTACCAGGTCGAACTGGCTGACGCCGCCGGCCTGGAGCTTGGCCTGCATCTCCTCGTTGGACTCGTAGTAGGTGATGCGTACCTTGAGGCCGGTTTGTTTCTCAAAATCGGCCACGATGGCCGGGTCTATGTAGTCGGTCCAGGTGTAAAGCTGGAGGGTGTTGTTTTGTGCGAAAGCCAGCGCCAGAAAAATCATCAGCGCGAGGATATGTTTCATGATTTGCTCCTTTTGGCTCTTATCAACATACGGTTGTGGGTACGCTACTGCAAGATAGCCTGGAGCATCGGAAGGCCGATATTGGCTCCGCAGATGACGATGACCACTGTTTGTCCCTGGTATTGCGCGGAATTCTGGAGAAAAGCCGCCAGTGCGACCCCTGCGGCCCCCTCCAGAAGCTGGTGTTGGGTCTCTAAAAAAAGCCGCATGGCCGCCTTGATTTCCTCTTCAGTGACCGTGACCCAGCCGTCAACTAACTGCTGGCAGAGGCCAAGGGTGATGGCCCCCGGCTCCAAACCACCCGCACTGCCATCCGATAGGGTGGGCTTAGCCTCAACCGAGACGATTTGTCCGGCCCGGATCGAGGCCAGCATGGCCGCGTCATTTTGGGGTTGGCAGCCGACCATTTGGGCCCGCGGCCAGACCGATTTGAGGTACGAGGCGATGCCAGCGATCATCCCGCCGCCCCCCACCGTCGCAAAGACTGCATCTGGGGATTGTGGCATCTGTTGGGCCATCTCTACCCCGATGGTGCCCTGCCCGGCAATCACCTCCGGGTCGTTGTAGGGCGAGATGTAGGTCATGTCGTTTTGCCGGGCATACTGCCTGGCATAAATCTCGGTATCTTCGCTGCTCTGCCCGTAGATGCGCACCTCGGCCCCATAGCGCCTGATGGCCTCCAACTTGGTCGGGCTGGCCCCTTCCGGTACAAAAACCACACCCCTGGCCCTCAGCTTATGGAGTCCGTAAGCCACCCCGGCCCCGTGGTTGCCGCTGCTGGCCGCCACCACGCCTTTTTGCAGGTGCTCGGGCGAGAGCGAAAGCAGCTTGTTCAGCGCCCCCCGCACCTTGAAGGAGCCGGTGTGCTGGAGGTTCTCGAGCTTCAGCCAGACCTGAGCCCCCGTGATCTGCGAGAGGGCCAGCGATAGGTCCAGTGGGGTCTCGCGCACGTGGGGCCGCAGGTGGGCGCGGGCCTGTAGGATGGCCCGGGGCAAATCCGAGGCGAGCAAACCGGCCATGCGCTGCCCTAGGCCCCCACCGCCATGGCCTGGTAGGTCTCACGGATGGCCCCCGCCACCACCCCCAAAGCCTCGAGCAGCATCTCCTCGGGGATGTCCAGGGCAGGCAAAAAGCGGATGCAGTTGGTGTAAAGCCCGGCCCGGATCAGAATAACGCCCCGCCTCGAGGCCAGCTTGATGGTCTCCATGGCGAACTCCTGCCAGGGTTCTTTGGTCTGGGGGTCTTTGACGAACTCGAGCACCATCATGGCCCCCACCCCGCGCACATCGCCCAGCACCGGAATTTCGCCCTTCAGCGGCTCAAAGGTCTCGCGCACTATGCGTTCTATACGCTGGGCTTTGTCCAGGAAGCCGGGGGACTCGAGTATCTTCAGGGCTTCCAGAGCCGACACACAGGCCAGGGGGTTGCCGCCGTAGGTGCTGCCCACCCCGCCCACGTGGGGGGCATCCAGAATCTCGGCCCGGCCCGTCACGGCGCTAATGGGCATGCCCGCTCCCAGGCTCTTAGCGCTAATAATCAGGTCGGGTACCACCCCGCTGTGTTCGATGGCCCAGAGCTTCCCGGTGCGGCCCGAGCCACTCTGAATTTCATCGGCAATCATCACCGCACCCGTTGTGTCGCAGACCTCGCGGATCTTGCGCAGGAACTGGTGCGGCACCGGAATAAAGCCCCCCTCGCCGATCACCGGCTCAATCACGATGGCTGCCAGCGCCGAGGGGTCTATGTGGGCGGTCAGGGCGTTTTCCAGGTTCCAGCAGGCCCAGTCCACGTATTCTTCGGGGGTCATGCCCTTGGGTGTGCGGTACAGGTTCGGCACCGGCAGGCGGTAGACCTCGGGAGCAAAGGGGCCAAAGCCCTTCTTGAAAAGGCCCCACTTGCTGGTCATGGCCATGGTCAGGTTGGTGCGCCCGTGGTAGGCCCCCTCGAAGACGATCACCCCACTGCGCCCGGTGTAGCGGCGGGCGAACTTGACGGCGTTTTCCACCGCCTCGGCCCCGCCGTTGGCCAGGAGGGTCTTTTTGGGGAAGTTGCCGGGGGTGAGCCGGTTCAGGGCCTCGCAAACGGCTACGTAGGGCTCGTAGTTGGCCACGATGCTACACATGTGCAACAGCTCGTCGGCCTGGGCTTTGATGGCTTCTACCACGCTTTGGGGCGTGTGCCCGACGGCCAGCACCCCGATGCCGCCTGCCAGGTCAATAAGGGTGTTGCCGTCCACGTCTTCTACCAGCGAGCCGTGGGCTTTCTTCACCGCGATGGGGTTGGCCTGGGCCAGCGCAGCGCTCACGGCGGCGGCCCGGCGCGATTGGAGTTCCTGGCTTTTGGGGCCGGGAATGGGGGTTTTGAGCTGGATATATGACATAACTTCCTCCAGGGAAGGTCTGGGGTTTGGGGCCGGTTATCACCGGCCAAGCGCAAAAACAACGTACTGCTTGCAGCACCAAACAACCCCGGGCCCCGGAGGCGGAATGCAGGCCTTCTGCACGTCCATCTGGCCTTAGCTTAGCAGAACGTAAAGGGCGCTGAGAACCTCCTCCTCCCAGCGGGTATAGGCCGAGTAAATACCCCTGTGGGTGGTGGGGCCACGGCCCTGCCCACCCAGGATGTAGACGAGTGCGTTCTGTTCCTCTGGGTCGAAGAGCAGCCCGCTCAGCAGACCGTAGGCGTCGCCCAGGTGCCCATACCAGGGCCGCCCGTGACCCCCCACCGGACAATCCAGACCGGGGGTGTTGGTAAAACGCCACACCCCCAACCCCCAACTGAGGGCCTGCCCCTCCATCGTATCGCCGTTGTGTCCGTCCCATATCCACTGGGGTTGCAACATCTGTTGTAGCGTGGCGGGTTGCAGGATGGGGGGTGCTTTCCCCATAAACAGCAGCGCCATCTGGGCCAGTTCCAAGGCCGAAGCCCGTAGGCCCCCCTGCGGCGAGAAAAAAGTGGCGTTGGTGCCAGGCTGGTAGGTGCTCAGGTTCACCACCACCAAACTGTCGTCGGGTTTATTGGGGTTCTGGGTCATGGGGCCAGGGGGTGCCACACCGCCGTAGTCATCTACCTGCGCTACCCAGGGGCCTGAAGGGTTCCACACGCCGCCCGCTTGCTTGCGATACAGCACCGCCAGGTTGCCGATCTCCTCCGGGGTGAACCGGCTCACGTTGAACCCACCTCCCAGCCCCAGAGGCCGCAGCACTGTTCGCTCCATAAACAGGTCGAAGCGCACCCCTGCAACACATTCAATCAGGGTGCCCAGCACCCCCGTATTGAGGTTGGCGTACTGGGCGTAGGCGCCGGGGGCATGGCGGGGGTCAAAGTGCGCCCCGTCCTCAAAGAAGCGCCCCTCCGGTCTGAAGAAATCCTGTAGGGTGTAGGGGCTGGGAACGGCGTATCGGCTACCGTCCCGAATCGAAGAGGTGTGGCTAAGCAGATGCCAGACGCGAATGGGCGCCTTGGGGAAGGCCGGGTTCCGCAGGGTAAAGCCCAGGTACTCGCTTACGTCGGTCTCCAGGTCTATTGTGCCCTGCTCAACCAACCGCATTATCCCCAGGGCCACCGCCAGTTTGGAGATGGAGGCTACCCGGAAGCGGGTCTGGTTGTTTACCGGAAGGTTTTTGCCGGGGTCGTTCGGGTCAATATAGCGGTCTCCAAACGACTCGGCATAGACGATGTTCCCGGCCCGGATGACCACAACCTGAAGGCTGGGAATGGCGTGTAGGGGGTCTTGGAGAAGGGTTTGAAGCTTAGTCTGGAGACTTTGAAATGGCATCTGATTGCATTGTAGGGCTCGATAAGAATAATATACCTGAGTTTAAATACCGTTAGAATTGTTGACATATTTTTTCAACCTGATTTACAGTGCGGCTGGCTACTCCCCCAAACTGTAGCCCGGACTATGGAGGTGAATTCAGCTATGCGTTTTTCATCTTTTGGTCGTTGGTCGCTGGTCGTTGGTCGTTGGTCGCTGGGCTAGTTTTGTTGCTTGTGGCTTGTGCTACAACCGACAATGCGAATCTCGATTATTGGCCAGAATATGAATCCGAAGGCGTCCTTTTCTATGCCGAGGGGGTGGAATCCAATGTCGGGTCAGAATCGGGGGATCTGGTCAATTCTCTGCAAATAAAAGCC includes the following:
- a CDS encoding serine hydrolase translates to MPFQSLQTKLQTLLQDPLHAIPSLQVVVIRAGNIVYAESFGDRYIDPNDPGKNLPVNNQTRFRVASISKLAVALGIMRLVEQGTIDLETDVSEYLGFTLRNPAFPKAPIRVWHLLSHTSSIRDGSRYAVPSPYTLQDFFRPEGRFFEDGAHFDPRHAPGAYAQYANLNTGVLGTLIECVAGVRFDLFMERTVLRPLGLGGGFNVSRFTPEEIGNLAVLYRKQAGGVWNPSGPWVAQVDDYGGVAPPGPMTQNPNKPDDSLVVVNLSTYQPGTNATFFSPQGGLRASALELAQMALLFMGKAPPILQPATLQQMLQPQWIWDGHNGDTMEGQALSWGLGVWRFTNTPGLDCPVGGHGRPWYGHLGDAYGLLSGLLFDPEEQNALVYILGGQGRGPTTHRGIYSAYTRWEEEVLSALYVLLS
- a CDS encoding aspartate aminotransferase family protein produces the protein MSYIQLKTPIPGPKSQELQSRRAAAVSAALAQANPIAVKKAHGSLVEDVDGNTLIDLAGGIGVLAVGHTPQSVVEAIKAQADELLHMCSIVANYEPYVAVCEALNRLTPGNFPKKTLLANGGAEAVENAVKFARRYTGRSGVIVFEGAYHGRTNLTMAMTSKWGLFKKGFGPFAPEVYRLPVPNLYRTPKGMTPEEYVDWACWNLENALTAHIDPSALAAIVIEPVIGEGGFIPVPHQFLRKIREVCDTTGAVMIADEIQSGSGRTGKLWAIEHSGVVPDLIISAKSLGAGMPISAVTGRAEILDAPHVGGVGSTYGGNPLACVSALEALKILESPGFLDKAQRIERIVRETFEPLKGEIPVLGDVRGVGAMMVLEFVKDPQTKEPWQEFAMETIKLASRRGVILIRAGLYTNCIRFLPALDIPEEMLLEALGVVAGAIRETYQAMAVGA
- a CDS encoding threonine/serine dehydratase, with the translated sequence MAGLLASDLPRAILQARAHLRPHVRETPLDLSLALSQITGAQVWLKLENLQHTGSFKVRGALNKLLSLSPEHLQKGVVAASSGNHGAGVAYGLHKLRARGVVFVPEGASPTKLEAIRRYGAEVRIYGQSSEDTEIYARQYARQNDMTYISPYNDPEVIAGQGTIGVEMAQQMPQSPDAVFATVGGGGMIAGIASYLKSVWPRAQMVGCQPQNDAAMLASIRAGQIVSVEAKPTLSDGSAGGLEPGAITLGLCQQLVDGWVTVTEEEIKAAMRLFLETQHQLLEGAAGVALAAFLQNSAQYQGQTVVIVICGANIGLPMLQAILQ
- a CDS encoding PotD/PotF family extracellular solute-binding protein, which encodes MKHILALMIFLALAFAQNNTLQLYTWTDYIDPAIVADFEKQTGLKVRITYYESNEEMQAKLQAGGVSQFDLVVPSDFIVPVLINLKLLQPLDKSKIPNLKNLEPKFTNPPFDPGNRYTVGYLWGTVGLMYRTDIFKTPPASWSVLFDPRQQKGPFTLMDSSREMLGIGLRYLGRSVNTTEPAQVKQALEAMLAAKRSRNFKGFQGGVSATKLLLANQIVAAVVYNQDALRVAEGNPRYGFTIPKEGSTLFIDSMAIPAKAPNPEAAHRFINFILDAKIGARLAEYQQSATPNAAAKKLLKPDMLGNPAIWPSEAQMKVLEFILDQGNKNRVLDEAWTQLKSR